Proteins from one Candidatus Desulfovibrio trichonymphae genomic window:
- a CDS encoding DUF1848 domain-containing protein codes for MRRINALGRVLSPHTDKLVFSFLDVYRKIRKRLAAHPCRPRAPAAARHTGVLQDAANA; via the coding sequence TTGCGGCGCATCAATGCGCTCGGACGCGTGCTGAGCCCGCATACAGACAAACTGGTTTTCAGTTTTCTGGACGTATACCGCAAAATCCGTAAACGTCTGGCAGCCCATCCATGCCGTCCCCGCGCCCCTGCGGCAGCGCGTCACACCGGCGTTTTGCAGGATGCCGCCAATGCCTGA
- a CDS encoding DUF1848 family protein — translation MPACAADDGLSEIFTLTAGMFSSVTSVSTADGEHGAVAPLVISASRATDIPALHVEWLLERLRAGCGILVFWSKNPTLLLTRLQGVASASFTFYFHFTLNDYEREGLGPACRLWRNGWRRLSVSRNASAGSA, via the coding sequence ATGCCGGCCTGCGCTGCGGACGACGGCCTGTCTGAAATTTTCACCCTGACCGCGGGCATGTTTTCATCAGTGACCAGCGTTTCCACAGCCGATGGGGAGCACGGCGCCGTTGCCCCGCTTGTCATCTCGGCAAGCCGCGCCACGGACATCCCCGCTCTGCATGTGGAATGGCTTCTTGAACGCCTGCGCGCGGGCTGTGGAATTCTTGTATTCTGGAGCAAAAACCCCACCCTCCTCCTGACCCGGCTGCAGGGTGTCGCGAGCGCGAGTTTCACATTTTATTTTCACTTCACGCTCAATGATTATGAGCGAGAAGGCCTTGGCCCGGCCTGCCGCCTCTGGCGGAACGGGTGGAGACGTTTGTCCGTCTCTCGCAACGCGTCTGCAGGGAGCGCGTGA
- a CDS encoding metal ABC transporter permease, with the protein MPDFSPIYAVIALLPLDCMQVHFMQRAVLALLLLVPMTSVLGVEAITFRMAFLSDAIGHSALTGVALGLLFDINPRLSMPLFGVLMGMTIMAVRRKSRLSADTVIGIVFSAAIAFGLAVVSRFSGMARDMQQFLYGDILTISEGEIAFLVLLFPAMLLFQITGYNRLLSIALNPVTAKAQGVRTAFWQYCFVSMLALVVAFSVRAVGILLVTALLIVPAATARNLAGTAGGMFWWAIFVGLTSALTGITLSAQESLSTAAGATIILVACVWFAVSFLYAGLRCGRRPV; encoded by the coding sequence ATGCCTGACTTTTCTCCGATCTATGCGGTCATTGCGCTCCTGCCTCTGGACTGCATGCAGGTTCACTTCATGCAACGGGCTGTTCTGGCGCTCCTGCTGCTTGTCCCAATGACATCCGTGCTTGGTGTGGAAGCAATCACCTTTCGCATGGCGTTTCTTTCTGACGCCATCGGCCATTCCGCCTTGACCGGCGTTGCTCTTGGACTGCTTTTTGACATCAATCCGAGGCTGAGCATGCCGCTTTTCGGTGTGCTGATGGGCATGACCATTATGGCTGTACGCCGAAAAAGCAGACTGTCCGCAGATACCGTCATCGGCATTGTTTTTTCCGCCGCAATCGCGTTCGGCCTGGCCGTTGTCAGCCGCTTCAGCGGCATGGCCCGCGACATGCAGCAATTTCTCTATGGGGATATTCTAACGATCAGCGAAGGCGAGATCGCCTTTCTTGTCCTGCTTTTCCCGGCCATGCTCCTGTTCCAGATCACAGGGTACAACCGTCTGCTCTCCATTGCCCTCAATCCGGTTACGGCAAAGGCCCAGGGCGTGCGCACCGCCTTCTGGCAGTATTGTTTCGTCAGCATGCTCGCTCTGGTCGTCGCCTTTTCCGTCCGGGCCGTCGGCATTTTGCTGGTCACGGCCCTGCTGATCGTGCCGGCGGCGACGGCCCGCAATCTTGCCGGGACAGCCGGAGGCATGTTCTGGTGGGCGATATTCGTCGGGCTGACTTCCGCTTTAACCGGGATCACGCTCTCAGCTCAGGAGAGCCTGTCCACAGCCGCCGGCGCAACGATTATTCTTGTGGCGTGCGTCTGGTTCGCCGTGAGCTTTTTATATGCCGGCCTGCGCTGCGGACGACGGCCTGTCTGA
- a CDS encoding metal ABC transporter ATP-binding protein: protein MIPAESPPAFLKFEHLGVRFGQNQILEDICATVPRGGSTVLTGPNGAGKTTLLLCLVGAVPYSGRICLAAGKNGAPPRIGYVPQQLRTDSGLPLLVGEFLALDCQRRPLWLGVRPEARVRSLEMLSLVQAGHLARRRIGELSGGELRRVLLAAALAGEPDLLLLDEPAGGVDMRGERLFWEVLNTARIARNFTQLMVSHNLPLAAHHATHIICLNKSVCAQGAPRATLTAATLLRLFGAPIHLYPDQCDVADPACPQCGALDGPDHPPSDRPCPRACNGCSPHAAQGDAGATQAHAAGERPYA, encoded by the coding sequence TTGATCCCCGCTGAATCGCCTCCGGCCTTCCTGAAATTTGAACACCTGGGCGTTCGCTTCGGACAGAATCAGATACTTGAGGATATCTGCGCCACAGTGCCGCGCGGCGGTTCAACCGTGCTGACAGGCCCGAACGGCGCCGGAAAAACAACGCTCCTGCTCTGTCTGGTCGGCGCTGTGCCTTATTCCGGCAGAATATGCCTCGCTGCGGGAAAAAACGGGGCGCCTCCGCGCATCGGATATGTGCCGCAACAATTGCGGACAGACAGCGGCCTGCCTTTGCTTGTCGGTGAATTCCTTGCCCTGGACTGCCAGCGACGGCCTCTCTGGCTCGGCGTCAGGCCCGAGGCGCGCGTACGCTCTCTTGAAATGCTGTCTTTGGTACAGGCCGGGCATCTGGCGCGACGCCGCATTGGCGAGCTTTCCGGCGGGGAGTTGCGGCGCGTCCTGCTGGCCGCCGCTCTGGCCGGAGAGCCGGACCTGCTGTTGCTGGACGAACCGGCCGGCGGCGTGGACATGCGGGGAGAACGACTCTTCTGGGAAGTCCTGAACACGGCGCGCATTGCCCGCAATTTTACCCAGCTTATGGTCAGCCATAATCTGCCCCTCGCGGCCCATCATGCGACGCACATAATCTGCCTGAACAAAAGCGTATGCGCACAGGGCGCGCCACGCGCCACGCTGACGGCCGCGACGCTGTTGCGCCTCTTCGGCGCGCCTATTCATCTCTACCCTGATCAGTGTGACGTCGCGGACCCCGCCTGCCCGCAGTGCGGCGCGCTTGACGGTCCTGATCATCCGCCCTCGGACAGGCCGTGTCCGAGGGCATGCAACGGCTGTTCACCACATGCCGCGCAAGGAGACGCGGGCGCAACGCAGGCACACGCAGCCGGGGAACGTCCGTATGCCTGA
- a CDS encoding metal ABC transporter substrate-binding protein, producing MFTQTVNRRCPSLVLACLALAGLFFSVSVRAAPEKELRVLATTFPVWLFTRNVVHDCPHVRTELLIPTNFGCPHDYALTPRDMQKLSRATALVINGLGMENFLNAPLAASNGGPTIIDAGAGIATPPQPESPRHITAAGFNQHSHDGMNPHIFSGPKQAAIMTRAIAEGLARIDPANADVYCAAAGAYITRLTALGERLAALGAVASRKGIVLQHDSLFWLAANAGLEILAVMQTNEDAPPSANELIRLTALVRRERPALIAADPQYADRLVRTLAQETNVPAASLDPVSSGPENAPLDWYETVMSANCQTLERYFDPR from the coding sequence ATGTTCACACAAACAGTCAACCGCCGCTGCCCAAGTCTTGTTCTGGCATGCCTGGCTCTGGCCGGACTGTTCTTCAGCGTATCCGTCCGCGCCGCCCCTGAAAAGGAACTGCGCGTTCTGGCGACTACTTTTCCCGTCTGGCTTTTCACACGCAACGTCGTTCATGACTGCCCCCACGTCAGGACGGAGCTGCTCATCCCTACCAACTTCGGTTGCCCCCATGACTATGCGCTCACCCCGCGCGACATGCAAAAACTTTCCCGGGCCACGGCGCTTGTCATCAATGGCCTTGGAATGGAAAATTTTCTCAATGCCCCGCTGGCCGCAAGCAACGGCGGGCCGACAATCATTGACGCCGGCGCCGGCATTGCCACCCCGCCCCAACCGGAATCTCCTCGTCACATAACTGCAGCCGGCTTCAACCAGCACAGTCACGACGGCATGAACCCCCATATTTTCTCCGGGCCAAAACAGGCGGCGATCATGACGCGCGCCATAGCCGAAGGTCTAGCGCGCATTGACCCGGCAAACGCGGATGTCTACTGCGCCGCCGCAGGGGCGTATATCACCCGCCTGACGGCGCTCGGCGAACGTCTGGCCGCTCTCGGCGCCGTCGCGTCGCGCAAGGGTATTGTGCTGCAGCACGATTCCCTGTTCTGGCTTGCGGCCAACGCCGGTTTGGAGATACTGGCCGTGATGCAGACAAATGAAGACGCGCCGCCTTCGGCGAACGAACTCATCCGCCTCACGGCGCTCGTCCGCCGGGAGCGGCCGGCGCTCATCGCCGCTGATCCGCAGTATGCGGACAGGCTTGTCCGAACGCTGGCCCAGGAAACAAACGTGCCCGCCGCGAGTCTCGATCCTGTGTCTTCAGGGCCTGAAAACGCCCCTCTTGACTGGTATGAAACTGTCATGTCCGCCAACTGCCAAACACTTGAGCGTTATTTTGATCCCCGCTGA
- a CDS encoding L-threonylcarbamoyladenylate synthase, whose product MKCCEHGFSVMPVCSVFRMPDAASAAECLRGGGVLIFPTETFYAIGCLAADTRAVSLIYRAKRRPAKRPLPILAADARQADTVAQLSAAPAKLFSRFWPGPLTVLLPARASLAAPLVNDAGKIAIRVTSHPLAAELSRRSGGVLTASSANMHNGRPVCSPDKLDRELLASLRALQVPCGILEGGSTPAGGLPSTLVEPVSDRDTATRPYLRIARAGAVSAEALAATGFACRADT is encoded by the coding sequence ATGAAGTGCTGTGAACACGGTTTTTCTGTCATGCCTGTATGTTCCGTTTTTCGCATGCCGGACGCCGCGTCCGCGGCAGAATGCCTGCGCGGCGGCGGCGTACTGATTTTCCCCACAGAAACATTCTACGCCATCGGCTGTCTTGCCGCCGACACAAGGGCCGTATCCCTTATTTACCGGGCAAAACGACGCCCGGCAAAGCGGCCTTTGCCGATTTTGGCCGCTGACGCGCGTCAGGCGGACACCGTCGCGCAACTCAGCGCGGCGCCCGCAAAACTGTTCTCGCGATTCTGGCCCGGCCCCTTGACGGTATTGCTGCCGGCCAGAGCCTCTCTTGCCGCGCCGCTCGTCAATGATGCCGGCAAAATAGCCATACGGGTCACCTCCCACCCTCTGGCCGCTGAATTGTCGCGGCGTTCAGGCGGCGTTCTGACGGCCAGCAGCGCCAATATGCACAACGGCCGTCCCGTCTGCTCTCCCGACAAACTGGACAGGGAACTTTTGGCCTCGCTGCGCGCATTGCAGGTTCCATGCGGCATTCTTGAAGGCGGATCCACGCCCGCCGGCGGCCTCCCTTCCACGCTTGTCGAACCTGTGTCCGACCGTGACACCGCGACACGCCCGTATCTGCGCATTGCGCGAGCCGGCGCCGTCAGTGCGGAAGCATTGGCCGCAACGGGATTTGCGTGCCGGGCGGACACTTGA
- a CDS encoding STT3 domain-containing protein has product MLFQTLFASASVRGTRPFRIWRRGTFWALATLGFAFTLRMTEWPCWQNPEYRLGNEWLLATHDAYHWVAGAEGFGLAAGHPMAEMLRLITKIAHSCPAVVAFWFPAILASLMACIVFAWVWAFGSMEAGFAAGLLTTLAPGFLGRTLLGYYDTDLVTLFFPMLMSLAPACWTMRYMLLPQMILRRLIISSGFTTARRLLPQPDKDGKTHPGHLGNPLRPHWVALLSLSGILSWWTQEWHSVFPYLIRYNIALFVFMGLVMAQRGRRALLMLGALAYALPALTGPAGLVCGLFLAWAGSKNGGTLRLILRRPAIPALLWLGTAVLFIQGEILTAIINHVNAYLKHAGDVKSTGAGTSLAYPSVAQSIIEVQDLGFTAILAYFHPWMEAAALGLAGFCIVVVRRPGALFLLPLAVLGLLSTKFGGRMVMFGTPVVAIGLTLPIYWLLQRLLRAEQGGAGVGALTSAILIALLAAPLVNIISDMSQGPMINRRHAEALTRARSITPEDGMLWLWWDWGYAAHHFARRATIADGARHAGPSLYLPAAVFATDNTRFARQLICYTANAGNQPGNVFEGMDSHAAQELMDRLRSPETALLETNRRQFIVVSFEMLRLGFWISNFGNWNFISRQGEGGALSIVPQALAYQLNSGAVQLEGGAGAVYASSISVFEETGVTRRNYVQEWFDANPDADLETQRDFFGETTKRAFFL; this is encoded by the coding sequence ATGCTGTTTCAAACACTTTTCGCATCCGCGTCTGTTCGCGGAACACGACCTTTCCGCATTTGGCGGCGCGGCACCTTCTGGGCGCTGGCAACGCTCGGGTTCGCCTTTACGTTGCGCATGACAGAATGGCCCTGCTGGCAGAACCCGGAATATCGTTTAGGCAATGAATGGCTGCTCGCCACCCACGACGCTTATCACTGGGTTGCCGGCGCTGAAGGCTTCGGCCTTGCCGCAGGCCACCCCATGGCGGAAATGCTGCGCCTGATAACAAAAATTGCGCACAGTTGCCCGGCGGTTGTCGCCTTTTGGTTCCCCGCCATACTGGCAAGTCTGATGGCCTGTATTGTCTTTGCCTGGGTATGGGCATTCGGCAGCATGGAAGCAGGCTTTGCGGCCGGGCTTCTGACAACGCTGGCGCCGGGTTTTTTAGGCAGAACCCTGCTCGGGTATTACGACACCGATCTGGTGACGCTTTTTTTCCCCATGCTGATGAGTCTGGCGCCGGCCTGCTGGACTATGCGATACATGCTCCTGCCACAGATGATCCTGCGCCGTCTGATTATCAGTTCCGGTTTTACAACGGCGCGGCGTCTGTTGCCCCAGCCGGACAAAGACGGCAAAACGCATCCTGGTCACCTCGGCAACCCGTTGCGCCCGCATTGGGTGGCATTGCTGAGCCTTTCTGGAATCCTTTCCTGGTGGACACAGGAATGGCATTCGGTGTTTCCGTATCTGATCCGCTACAATATCGCGCTGTTTGTCTTCATGGGGCTTGTGATGGCCCAGCGCGGCCGACGGGCCTTACTGATGCTGGGGGCTCTGGCCTATGCCCTGCCGGCGCTGACAGGGCCGGCAGGCCTTGTGTGCGGCCTTTTTCTCGCATGGGCCGGAAGCAAAAACGGCGGAACGCTGCGGCTCATTCTCCGCCGCCCCGCGATACCGGCACTGCTGTGGCTGGGCACAGCGGTCCTTTTCATTCAAGGTGAAATACTCACGGCAATCATCAATCACGTGAACGCCTATCTGAAACACGCGGGAGACGTAAAAAGCACGGGTGCCGGCACAAGCCTGGCGTACCCTTCTGTCGCGCAGTCCATCATTGAAGTGCAGGATCTCGGCTTTACAGCGATTCTGGCCTACTTTCATCCGTGGATGGAAGCTGCCGCGCTCGGTCTCGCCGGCTTTTGCATTGTCGTTGTTCGACGGCCCGGCGCACTTTTTCTGCTGCCGCTTGCCGTGCTTGGACTTTTGAGCACAAAATTCGGCGGCCGCATGGTCATGTTCGGCACGCCTGTTGTAGCGATAGGCTTAACATTGCCGATCTACTGGCTTTTACAGCGACTGCTTCGCGCAGAACAGGGGGGAGCGGGCGTCGGCGCGCTGACGTCAGCCATTCTAATCGCTTTATTGGCAGCGCCGCTTGTAAATATCATCTCAGACATGTCCCAAGGGCCCATGATCAACCGCCGCCATGCCGAAGCGCTCACACGGGCGAGAAGCATTACTCCTGAGGACGGCATGCTCTGGCTCTGGTGGGACTGGGGCTATGCCGCACACCATTTTGCCCGTCGCGCGACCATCGCTGACGGTGCGCGGCACGCAGGGCCTTCACTGTATCTCCCGGCCGCTGTTTTTGCCACAGACAACACGCGCTTTGCCCGTCAGTTGATATGTTATACAGCCAATGCCGGCAATCAGCCCGGCAACGTCTTTGAAGGCATGGACAGCCATGCGGCTCAGGAGCTGATGGACAGGCTCCGCTCTCCGGAAACGGCGCTTCTTGAAACAAACAGGCGGCAGTTCATTGTCGTCAGTTTTGAAATGCTGCGTCTTGGTTTCTGGATCAGCAATTTCGGCAACTGGAATTTTATCTCCCGTCAGGGAGAGGGAGGGGCGCTGTCTATCGTGCCGCAGGCTCTGGCCTATCAACTGAATTCAGGGGCCGTTCAGCTTGAGGGCGGCGCCGGTGCTGTCTATGCCTCGTCCATCAGCGTCTTTGAGGAAACGGGCGTCACTCGCCGTAATTATGTGCAGGAATGGTTCGACGCCAATCCTGACGCCGATCTTGAAACACAACGCGATTTTTTTGGCGAAACGACGAAACGTGCATTTTTTCTTTAA
- a CDS encoding 16S rRNA (guanine(527)-N(7))-methyltransferase RsmG: MPRQTVDRTELARLIAAVKMALPSEILEPLAVYLEMLCQWNSVVNLVGLRAWQEILTKLVADSFYLSAFLTRLPFPENAMIWDLGSGAGLPGLPLRLVRPRGVYCFVERREKRALFLSNVLSRLRLPDTRVFRGPAEQFFQTRRCRPADCIVSRAFMPWRALLDLTLPHLRPSGALIVLALTRAPDSPPGPWRVTAVQSYTIAGNERWFWALTPSGA; the protein is encoded by the coding sequence ATGCCGCGACAGACGGTAGACAGAACAGAACTGGCGCGCCTCATCGCGGCTGTGAAGATGGCCTTGCCCTCGGAAATACTGGAGCCGCTTGCCGTCTATCTGGAAATGCTCTGTCAGTGGAACAGCGTTGTCAATCTTGTCGGCCTGCGCGCATGGCAGGAAATTCTGACGAAACTTGTCGCGGACAGTTTTTATCTGTCCGCCTTTCTCACAAGACTTCCGTTCCCGGAAAACGCCATGATCTGGGATCTTGGTTCCGGCGCCGGCCTGCCCGGGCTCCCCCTGCGTCTTGTCCGGCCGCGCGGCGTGTATTGCTTTGTGGAACGTCGCGAAAAACGGGCGCTTTTTCTTTCAAACGTTCTTTCCCGCCTGCGGCTGCCCGACACGCGCGTTTTTCGCGGCCCTGCGGAACAGTTTTTTCAAACCCGGCGCTGCCGCCCGGCGGACTGCATTGTGAGTCGGGCATTTATGCCCTGGCGTGCCCTGCTTGACCTGACGTTGCCACACCTGCGCCCTTCCGGGGCGCTGATTGTTCTCGCGCTGACGCGCGCGCCGGATTCTCCGCCCGGGCCTTGGCGCGTCACAGCCGTACAGTCATACACAATCGCAGGAAACGAACGCTGGTTCTGGGCGCTTACACCGTCAGGAGCGTGA
- a CDS encoding ACP S-malonyltransferase, which translates to MPQPVLLFPGQGSQKSGMGRDIAEFSSEAMDFWKQAERISRLPLREIYWEGDEQAMSDTRALQPALTVVNLNLWREMAGKTAPRGAAGHSLGEFSALAAAGVLSPTDVLELTALRGRLMAEADPDGRGGMAALLKLDAAAVTEVVGEAAGETHELLFIANYNTPAQTVVSGHRAAVALACQKAKDRNGRGVELKVSGAFHSPMMREAAGELAVRLREAVWRHPRFPVYCNMRGAAVHDGESAKESLLEQMISPVRWVETVRNQYNDGARFWLELGTKALLGKMVKPCLASCADDVDAPRVDLVSDFAGVTSFSL; encoded by the coding sequence ATGCCGCAGCCGGTTTTGCTTTTTCCCGGCCAGGGTTCACAGAAATCCGGAATGGGGCGGGATATTGCCGAATTTTCGTCAGAGGCCATGGATTTCTGGAAACAGGCCGAGCGCATAAGTCGTTTGCCTTTGCGCGAAATCTACTGGGAAGGGGACGAACAGGCCATGAGCGACACGCGTGCCCTTCAGCCTGCCCTGACTGTGGTCAATCTGAATCTTTGGCGCGAGATGGCCGGAAAAACCGCTCCGCGTGGGGCAGCCGGCCACAGCCTTGGCGAATTCAGCGCGCTTGCCGCCGCCGGGGTTCTTTCGCCTACGGATGTGCTTGAACTGACGGCCTTGCGTGGCCGGCTGATGGCCGAAGCCGATCCTGATGGCAGGGGCGGCATGGCCGCCCTGCTGAAACTTGACGCGGCGGCGGTGACGGAAGTTGTCGGCGAGGCGGCCGGGGAGACACATGAGCTTTTGTTCATCGCCAATTACAATACTCCGGCCCAGACAGTCGTCAGCGGACACAGGGCAGCGGTGGCGCTGGCGTGTCAAAAAGCAAAAGACCGCAATGGGCGCGGCGTTGAACTAAAAGTCAGCGGGGCGTTTCACAGCCCCATGATGAGGGAGGCGGCGGGCGAGCTGGCAGTGCGGCTCAGGGAGGCTGTCTGGCGGCACCCTCGCTTCCCTGTGTATTGCAATATGCGCGGTGCCGCCGTCCACGACGGTGAAAGCGCGAAGGAAAGCCTGCTTGAACAGATGATCTCTCCTGTGCGCTGGGTGGAAACCGTGCGCAATCAGTATAATGACGGCGCGCGCTTTTGGCTTGAACTCGGCACAAAAGCGCTGCTCGGCAAGATGGTGAAACCCTGTCTTGCATCTTGTGCGGACGATGTTGACGCTCCGCGTGTCGACCTCGTCAGTGATTTTGCAGGTGTCACATCCTTCAGTCTGTAA
- the argS gene encoding arginine--tRNA ligase, producing the protein MRAIDTLRTALAAILAEEGLAWPSKTVIKPPRDVGHGDLSVNTAMLLAKEAGMPPRALAEKFALKLFEHCPDLERADPAGPGFCNVTFNQAFWRRTVCDVEAAGENFGASCVGQGRKVLLEYVSANPTGPLHIGHGRGAAVGDSLARLLRKTGYLVDTEYYINDAGRQMRLLGLSVWLRALELVGRPVTWPEEYYRGEYIRDIAGKMLAAMPSLPDLPESEGLERCYAWAAEEILIGIKADLRNFRVEHQSWFSEKSLLGRGAVDAAFAGLAKAGYTYTRDNAFWFATEKLGDDRNRVLKKSDGSLTYFAADIAYHHDKFERGYEFLIDIWGADHHGYIARMRAAMAAMNRSADSFNVVLVQLVNLLRDGRPVSMSTRAGTFETLADVIQEVGVDAARFMFLSRKSDSPLDFDLDLVKQRCLDNPVYYVQYAHARIHAVLRRAEDRGITLPKTVTEEALLRLDTPEDTGLLRKAAAYGDTLAAAARALATQYVSRYLTELAGLLHSYYAKHQVIMSGDMPRTTARLALLRAVAQVLRNGLDILGVSAPESM; encoded by the coding sequence ATGCGCGCCATAGATACATTGCGCACCGCCCTCGCGGCAATACTTGCTGAAGAAGGCCTCGCCTGGCCGTCAAAAACCGTCATTAAACCGCCGCGTGACGTCGGACACGGCGATCTTTCCGTCAACACGGCAATGCTGTTGGCCAAAGAGGCCGGGATGCCGCCACGCGCGCTGGCCGAAAAATTCGCCCTTAAACTTTTTGAGCATTGTCCCGATCTGGAACGGGCCGACCCGGCCGGGCCAGGTTTTTGCAACGTCACGTTCAATCAGGCCTTCTGGCGGCGTACAGTGTGCGATGTTGAGGCCGCAGGTGAAAACTTCGGCGCGAGCTGTGTCGGGCAGGGGCGCAAGGTGCTTTTGGAGTATGTTTCCGCCAACCCCACCGGGCCACTGCACATAGGGCACGGCAGAGGCGCCGCCGTGGGCGACAGCCTTGCGCGCTTGCTGCGCAAGACAGGGTATCTTGTGGATACGGAATATTATATCAACGATGCCGGACGGCAAATGCGGCTTCTTGGCCTTTCTGTCTGGCTCAGGGCGCTTGAACTGGTCGGCCGGCCTGTGACATGGCCTGAAGAATATTATCGCGGCGAGTATATCAGGGATATCGCCGGAAAGATGCTTGCCGCCATGCCTTCTCTTCCCGACTTGCCAGAATCTGAAGGGCTGGAACGTTGTTATGCGTGGGCGGCGGAAGAAATTCTGATCGGGATCAAGGCTGATCTTCGCAATTTCCGCGTGGAACATCAGAGCTGGTTTTCGGAAAAATCCCTGCTTGGACGCGGGGCTGTGGATGCGGCTTTTGCCGGGTTGGCAAAAGCGGGCTATACTTACACGCGGGACAATGCTTTCTGGTTTGCCACGGAAAAGCTGGGCGACGACAGGAATCGTGTTCTGAAAAAATCTGACGGCAGTCTGACCTATTTTGCTGCCGACATTGCTTACCATCATGACAAATTTGAACGCGGCTATGAATTTCTCATCGACATTTGGGGCGCGGATCACCACGGTTATATAGCGCGGATGCGCGCGGCGATGGCGGCTATGAACCGGTCTGCCGACAGCTTTAACGTGGTCTTGGTTCAACTGGTTAATCTTTTGCGCGACGGCAGGCCTGTCAGCATGTCCACCCGTGCCGGCACATTTGAAACGCTGGCCGATGTGATACAGGAAGTCGGCGTTGATGCGGCTCGTTTTATGTTTCTTTCACGCAAAAGCGACAGCCCGCTGGATTTTGATCTGGATCTCGTCAAACAGCGCTGTCTTGACAATCCTGTGTACTATGTGCAGTACGCCCATGCCAGGATTCACGCCGTGCTGCGCCGCGCGGAAGATCGCGGGATCACGCTGCCGAAGACAGTGACGGAAGAGGCGCTGCTGCGTCTTGACACTCCGGAAGACACAGGCCTGCTGCGCAAGGCCGCCGCTTATGGAGATACGCTGGCCGCCGCGGCCAGAGCGTTGGCGACACAGTACGTAAGCCGCTATTTGACGGAATTGGCGGGGCTTTTGCACAGTTATTACGCGAAACATCAGGTGATCATGTCTGGCGACATGCCGCGCACGACGGCCCGCCTTGCGCTGTTGCGGGCCGTTGCCCAAGTGCTGCGCAACGGCCTTGACATTTTAGGGGTCAGTGCCCCTGAGAGCATGTAG
- a CDS encoding SPOR domain-containing protein, whose amino-acid sequence MPQPLRKVRARNVSADRDPRRFTVRFSSVAVLAGCLVLAAAVGWAFYMGLMVGRGQNPAQRVGQMATIMQGDKQKNPVQEDGNAPSAVPGASGQVTENPQAEPMRHGAAAAPDDKDSSALAAAETEGDKKKNEQHEPFDSPQGEGWAAWGIRNAPAAGAPSRDKAPGAGSIMSKRDADGTASTLPADPKMPLFDYVFQVAAFKNKAEANDLCARLEGGGFRARQAKSGKVFLVLVSLRGAETDAANLREKMRKLKLGMPIVQSKKNVGINGSRKPKH is encoded by the coding sequence ATGCCGCAGCCGCTGCGCAAGGTGCGCGCGAGAAACGTTTCAGCAGACAGGGATCCGCGCCGTTTTACCGTCAGATTTTCCTCCGTGGCTGTTCTGGCGGGCTGTCTTGTACTGGCGGCGGCTGTCGGCTGGGCCTTTTATATGGGTTTGATGGTGGGGCGCGGGCAGAACCCGGCACAGCGCGTGGGACAGATGGCAACTATTATGCAAGGGGATAAACAGAAGAATCCCGTGCAGGAAGACGGTAATGCGCCGTCCGCGGTGCCGGGCGCTTCCGGGCAGGTCACGGAAAATCCGCAGGCGGAACCGATGCGACATGGCGCGGCCGCGGCGCCGGATGACAAAGACTCTTCTGCTCTTGCGGCGGCAGAGACTGAAGGTGACAAAAAAAAGAACGAGCAGCATGAGCCTTTTGACAGCCCCCAGGGCGAGGGTTGGGCCGCATGGGGCATACGCAACGCGCCCGCAGCCGGCGCGCCGTCACGAGACAAAGCGCCGGGCGCCGGGTCGATTATGTCGAAAAGAGATGCTGACGGAACAGCTTCAACCTTGCCGGCAGATCCGAAAATGCCGCTTTTTGACTATGTTTTTCAGGTTGCCGCTTTCAAGAACAAGGCGGAAGCGAACGATTTGTGTGCGCGGCTGGAAGGCGGGGGCTTTCGCGCGCGTCAGGCCAAAAGCGGCAAGGTGTTTTTGGTGTTGGTCAGTCTGCGCGGCGCGGAAACTGATGCGGCAAATCTGCGTGAAAAAATGCGCAAGCTGAAACTGGGCATGCCGATTGTGCAATCTAAAAAAAACGTCGGCATCAACGGCAGCCGAAAGCCCAAACATTGA